The window TGACGTATTTAAGTACGCTGTCCGCGCCATGGAAAATGCTGTTCTTGACCTGCTCGATCGTCAGCAGGTTTCAATACATGACATTTCTTTGATCATTCCCCATCAGGCAAATATACGAATTCTCAGTAAGTTGGCCGAGAGGATCGGCGCTGATCAGGAAAAGGTATTCATTAACGTCGATAAATATGGTAATACTTCCGCAGCAAGCATTCCCATAGCCCTTGATGAGGCCAGTAGACAGAATCGTCTTGAACAAGGTGATATTGTGCTTTTTTGTTCCTTTGGTGGCGGGTTTACATGGGGCTCTATGCTGATGCAATGGTAAGAGGAGCGGGAGAGGAAAGGAGAGCAAGGTGGATTATTTTCTGACTGAAGAACAACAGATGATCAAGGATACCGCCCGGGAGCTTGCGAATGAGAAAATCATTCCCAAGCGGGCAGAGCTTGATGAACGAAACGAATTTGCCAGCGATATCCTTAAGGACATAGCAAAGGCAGATCTTTTTTCCATCTTTGTTCCAGAGGAACATGGCGGCCTCGGCGGCGGTTCTTTTGAGGCTGTTCTTGCCTTGGAAGAGTTAGCTCGTGGCTGCGTGGGGGTAGCCACCAGTTTCGCTGCGAATGGCCTGGGTATCCTGCCTATACTCATTGGCGGAAGTAGGGAAATGAAGGAGAAATACCTTGCTTCTTTTGCTGAAGGAACATGCTGGGCAGCCTTTGGTTTGACCGAGGCCGGTGCCGGTTCTGATGCTGCCGGTGTGAAAACCACTGCGGTCCTTGATGGCGACGAGTGGGTGCTGAACGGCACTAAGCAATGGATTACCAATGGTGGTGAAGCGCAAATTTACACCATCCTTGCCCTCACCAATCCAGAAAAGGGTATCCGCGGAGCCTCTCTTTTTCTCGTTGAAGATGGAGATCCTGGTTTTTCTTACGGTAAAAAAGAAGACAAGATGGGGATTAGGGCCTCAGCTACCCGTGAGCTGGTCATGAAGGATTGCCGCATTCCCAAAGATCGACTTATCGGGAAAAAAGGGACAGGATTTATCACTGTTATGAAAACTCTGGATGTCTCACGACCAAGTATAGCTTCCTTGGCTGTTGGTTTAGGACAGGCTGCTCTTGACGAGGCAGCTGTTTATGCGAAGCAGCGGGTTCAATTCGGTAAAGCTATCATCAGCTTCCAGGCTGTCCAGCATATGCTGGCAGACATGGCCATTCAGATTGAAGCGGCCCGAAGCTTGGTATACAACACAGCCAAGCATATTGATGCCCATCCCAA is drawn from Candidatus Electrothrix aestuarii and contains these coding sequences:
- a CDS encoding acyl-CoA dehydrogenase family protein; its protein translation is MDYFLTEEQQMIKDTARELANEKIIPKRAELDERNEFASDILKDIAKADLFSIFVPEEHGGLGGGSFEAVLALEELARGCVGVATSFAANGLGILPILIGGSREMKEKYLASFAEGTCWAAFGLTEAGAGSDAAGVKTTAVLDGDEWVLNGTKQWITNGGEAQIYTILALTNPEKGIRGASLFLVEDGDPGFSYGKKEDKMGIRASATRELVMKDCRIPKDRLIGKKGTGFITVMKTLDVSRPSIASLAVGLGQAALDEAAVYAKQRVQFGKAIISFQAVQHMLADMAIQIEAARSLVYNTAKHIDAHPKDMSKGSSMCKVFATDMAMKVTTDAVQVMGGYGYMKEYPVEKMMRDAKILQIYEGTNQIQRNVIGQELNKEYA